Proteins encoded within one genomic window of Pseudomonas cannabina:
- a CDS encoding ABC transporter ATP-binding protein, protein MYKLTIDGLHKRYGDNEVLKGVSLKASSGDVICLIGASGSGKSTFLRCINFLEQPNDGAMSLDGKQVRMVSDKDGMRVADPDELQRIRTRLAMVFQHFNLWAHMTVLENISMAPRRVLGVPKAEAEARARKYLEKVGLPERVADQYPAFLSGGQQQRVAIARALAMEPEIMLFDEPTSALDPELVGEVLKVIQGLAEEGRTMILVTHEMGFARKVASQVVFLHQGQIEESGHPDEVLNHPKSERLQQFLSGNLK, encoded by the coding sequence ATGTACAAACTGACCATCGATGGCCTGCACAAGCGCTACGGCGACAACGAAGTGCTCAAAGGCGTATCGCTCAAGGCCAGCAGCGGTGATGTGATCTGCCTGATCGGCGCCAGCGGCTCGGGCAAGAGCACGTTTCTGCGCTGTATCAACTTTCTTGAACAGCCCAATGACGGGGCGATGAGCCTGGACGGCAAGCAAGTGCGCATGGTCAGCGACAAGGACGGCATGCGCGTGGCCGATCCGGATGAGCTGCAACGCATCCGCACCCGTCTGGCGATGGTGTTTCAGCATTTCAATCTATGGGCGCACATGACCGTGCTGGAAAACATCAGCATGGCGCCGCGCCGCGTACTGGGCGTGCCCAAGGCCGAAGCCGAGGCACGCGCGCGCAAGTATCTGGAAAAAGTCGGCCTGCCGGAGCGGGTAGCGGATCAGTACCCGGCGTTTCTGTCCGGTGGTCAGCAACAGCGCGTGGCGATTGCACGGGCACTGGCGATGGAGCCGGAAATCATGCTGTTCGACGAGCCGACCTCGGCGCTCGACCCGGAACTGGTCGGCGAGGTGCTGAAAGTCATTCAGGGCCTGGCGGAAGAAGGCCGGACGATGATTCTGGTCACCCACGAAATGGGCTTCGCCCGCAAAGTGGCCAGCCAGGTGGTGTTCCTGCACCAAGGGCAGATAGAAGAATCCGGCCACCCGGATGAGGTGCTAAACCACCCGAAAAGCGAGCGTTTGCAGCAGTTTTTGAGTGGCAATCTGAAATAA
- a CDS encoding ligase-associated DNA damage response exonuclease: protein MDLVVARPEGLYCPPGDFYIDPWRSVERAVITHAHGDHARTGNQHYLSAASGEGILRSRLGQDINLQTLEYGETITHHGVKLSLHPAGHVLGSAQVRLEYEGEVWVASGDYKVEPDGTCAAFEPVRCHTFITESTFGLPIYRWAPQSQIFEGINQWWRGNAAQGKASVLFAYSFGKAQRILHGIDSQIGPILVHGAVEPLNRVYREGAIRIPETRYAGDFKKTDPALRQALILAPPSAGGSSWMKRFGEYSDAFASGWMMLRGTRRRRGVDRGFVLSDHADWPGLLWAIEQTGAERVMVTHGSVSILVRYLRELGLDAQGFSTEYGDEEDSNPAAAEPEAASAGEAQP, encoded by the coding sequence ATGGATCTTGTCGTTGCTCGCCCCGAAGGTTTGTATTGCCCGCCCGGGGATTTTTATATTGATCCGTGGCGCTCAGTGGAGCGCGCGGTCATTACCCATGCGCATGGCGATCATGCCCGCACCGGCAATCAGCATTATCTGTCGGCTGCCAGTGGCGAAGGTATTCTGCGCTCGCGTCTGGGTCAGGACATCAATCTGCAGACCCTGGAATATGGCGAAACCATCACCCATCACGGTGTGAAGCTGAGCCTGCACCCGGCCGGGCATGTGTTGGGCTCCGCACAAGTGCGGCTGGAGTATGAGGGCGAGGTCTGGGTCGCTTCCGGGGATTACAAAGTCGAGCCGGATGGCACCTGCGCCGCTTTCGAGCCGGTGCGCTGCCATACCTTCATCACCGAATCGACCTTCGGCCTGCCCATCTACCGCTGGGCACCGCAGTCGCAGATTTTCGAAGGCATCAACCAGTGGTGGCGCGGCAATGCTGCGCAGGGCAAAGCCAGCGTGCTGTTCGCCTATTCCTTTGGCAAGGCCCAACGCATCTTGCACGGGATCGACTCGCAGATCGGGCCGATTCTGGTGCACGGCGCGGTCGAGCCCTTGAATCGCGTCTATCGCGAAGGCGCCATTCGCATCCCGGAAACCCGGTACGCGGGCGACTTCAAGAAGACCGACCCGGCGCTGCGGCAGGCGCTGATCCTCGCCCCGCCCTCGGCCGGCGGCAGCAGCTGGATGAAGCGCTTTGGCGAATACAGCGATGCGTTCGCCAGCGGCTGGATGATGCTGCGCGGCACTCGGCGGCGGCGCGGCGTGGATCGCGGTTTCGTGCTCTCCGATCACGCCGACTGGCCGGGCTTGCTGTGGGCCATCGAGCAAACCGGCGCCGAGCGCGTCATGGTCACCCACGGTTCGGTCAGCATACTGGTGCGCTATCTGCGCGAGCTGGGGCTGGATGCTCAAGGCTTCAGCACCGAGTACGGTGACGAAGAAGACAGCAACCCGGCAGCCGCTGAACCTGAAGCCGCCAGCGCGGGTGAGGCGCAGCCATGA
- a CDS encoding ABC transporter permease, protein MIELLQEYWKPFLYTDGVNVTGLAMTMWLLSASIAIGFCVSIPLSIARVSKNRWVRWPVQFYTYLFRGTPLYIQLLICYTGIYSLAAVREQPVLDAFFRDAMNCTILAFALNTCAYTTEIFAGSIRSMAHGEVEAAKAYGLTGWKLYAYVIMPSALRRSLPYYSNEVILMLHSTTVAFTATVPDILKVARDANSATFMTFQSFGIAAIMYLTVTFILVGLFRLAERRWLAFLGPAR, encoded by the coding sequence ATGATCGAGTTGTTGCAGGAATACTGGAAACCCTTCCTTTATACAGACGGCGTCAATGTGACCGGACTGGCCATGACCATGTGGCTGCTCAGCGCGTCGATTGCCATCGGTTTCTGCGTGTCCATTCCGCTGTCCATCGCCCGTGTGTCGAAAAACCGCTGGGTGCGCTGGCCGGTGCAGTTTTACACCTACCTGTTTCGCGGCACGCCGCTCTATATACAGCTGCTGATCTGCTACACCGGCATTTACAGCCTGGCAGCGGTGCGCGAGCAGCCGGTACTGGATGCGTTTTTCCGTGACGCGATGAATTGCACCATCCTCGCCTTCGCACTGAACACCTGCGCGTACACCACGGAAATCTTTGCCGGTTCGATCCGCAGCATGGCCCACGGCGAAGTCGAAGCCGCCAAGGCTTACGGCCTGACCGGCTGGAAGCTCTACGCTTATGTGATCATGCCGTCGGCGTTGCGTCGCTCGCTGCCGTATTACAGCAACGAAGTGATTCTGATGCTGCATTCGACCACCGTGGCGTTCACGGCGACCGTGCCGGACATTCTCAAAGTCGCGCGGGACGCCAATTCCGCGACGTTCATGACCTTCCAGTCGTTCGGTATCGCCGCCATCATGTACCTGACCGTGACCTTTATTCTGGTCGGTCTGTTTCGTCTTGCCGAACGGCGCTGGCTGGCCTTTCTCGGACCGGCCCGCTGA
- a CDS encoding ATP-dependent DNA ligase, whose product MKAFAELYAQLDATTSSNAKLAAMRDYFEKAAPEDAAWAVYFLSGGRPRQLVPTRILREQAMTLASLPEWLFEESYQAVGDLAETLSLLLPHADHSNDEGLATWMEDKLLPLRGLPPEELAERLPMFWSQLDRSSLMVCIKLITGSFRVGVSKLLVTRALAALADIDSKRVAQRLVGYTDLSHRPSAERYLKLIAPESEDEHAQRGGQPYPFFLAHSMQQPVDQFDALLGPAENWQVEWKWDGIRAQLVKRDGRLWIWSRGEELVTDRFPELHSLVHCLPDGTVIDGEIVVWKAPEANADDDAAFALNTDVPQAAPSVQPFPLLQQRIGRKTLGKKILTDIPVVVLAYDLLEWQGDDWRSRPQHERRAQLETLIERCQSEVLMPSPVLSGTDWLDLATQREASRSLGVEGMMLKARDSLYGVGRTKDMGVWWKWKIDPFSVDAVLIYAQRGHGRRASLYSDYTFAVWDGPPEASERTLVPFAKAYSGLTDEEMRKVDAIVRKTTVEKFGPVSSVTPTLVFELGFEGIALSKRHKSGIAVRFPRMLRWRQDKPVAEADSLVTLQDLLN is encoded by the coding sequence ATGAAAGCCTTCGCCGAACTGTACGCGCAACTGGATGCCACCACTTCCAGCAACGCCAAACTGGCGGCAATGCGCGACTATTTCGAGAAAGCCGCGCCGGAGGACGCCGCCTGGGCGGTGTACTTTCTGTCCGGTGGACGCCCGCGCCAACTGGTGCCGACCCGCATATTGCGCGAACAGGCCATGACCCTGGCCAGCCTGCCGGAGTGGCTGTTCGAAGAAAGCTATCAGGCGGTCGGTGACCTTGCGGAAACCCTCTCGCTGTTATTACCCCATGCAGATCACAGCAATGACGAAGGTCTGGCCACCTGGATGGAAGACAAGCTGTTGCCATTGCGCGGCCTGCCGCCCGAAGAGCTGGCCGAGCGCTTGCCGATGTTCTGGTCGCAACTGGACCGCAGCAGCCTGATGGTCTGTATCAAGTTGATCACCGGCAGTTTTCGGGTGGGTGTCTCCAAGTTGCTGGTCACGCGCGCCCTGGCAGCGCTGGCCGATATCGACAGCAAACGCGTTGCACAGCGGCTGGTTGGCTACACCGACCTGTCGCATCGGCCCAGCGCCGAGCGTTATCTGAAGCTGATCGCCCCGGAATCGGAAGACGAACACGCGCAACGCGGCGGCCAGCCCTACCCGTTCTTTCTTGCGCACTCAATGCAGCAGCCCGTCGACCAGTTCGATGCACTGCTCGGGCCTGCCGAAAACTGGCAGGTGGAATGGAAATGGGACGGCATCCGCGCACAACTGGTCAAACGTGATGGCCGGTTGTGGATCTGGTCGCGAGGCGAAGAACTGGTGACTGACCGCTTTCCCGAACTGCACAGTTTGGTGCACTGCCTACCGGACGGCACGGTCATCGACGGAGAAATCGTGGTCTGGAAAGCGCCCGAGGCCAACGCCGACGACGATGCGGCATTCGCCTTGAACACTGACGTGCCGCAGGCTGCGCCGTCGGTGCAACCGTTCCCCCTGTTGCAACAACGCATCGGCCGCAAAACCCTGGGCAAGAAAATTCTTACCGATATTCCGGTGGTGGTGCTGGCTTATGACCTGCTGGAATGGCAGGGCGACGACTGGCGCAGCCGGCCGCAGCACGAACGCCGCGCGCAACTGGAAACCCTGATCGAACGCTGCCAGAGCGAAGTGCTGATGCCCTCGCCGGTGCTCAGCGGCACGGACTGGCTCGACCTCGCGACCCAGCGCGAAGCCTCGCGCAGCCTGGGCGTCGAAGGCATGATGCTCAAGGCCCGCGATTCTTTGTATGGCGTCGGCCGCACCAAGGACATGGGCGTGTGGTGGAAATGGAAAATCGACCCGTTCAGTGTCGATGCCGTTTTGATCTACGCGCAGCGCGGTCATGGGCGGCGTGCCAGCCTGTACAGCGATTACACCTTTGCCGTGTGGGACGGTCCGCCGGAAGCCAGCGAGCGCACCCTCGTGCCATTCGCCAAGGCCTATTCCGGGCTGACCGACGAAGAAATGCGCAAGGTCGACGCTATCGTGCGCAAGACCACCGTCGAAAAATTCGGTCCAGTGAGCAGTGTCACGCCGACGCTGGTGTTTGAGCTGGGCTTCGAAGGCATCGCGCTGTCCAAACGCCACAAGAGCGGCATCGCCGTGCGCTTCCCGCGCATGTTGCGCTGGCGGCAGGACAAACCGGTGGCCGAAGCCGACAGCCTGGTGACGCTGCAAGATCTGCTCAACTGA
- a CDS encoding ligase-associated DNA damage response DEXH box helicase, with protein sequence MSRPTDFARRWFLARGWKPFAFQKDVWAAVKKGESGLLHASTGSGKTYAVWFAALNQFAKANTLTADDKPRKRKPPATPLSVMWITPMRALAADTARALEAPLGELDIPWSVGLRTGDTSSSERARQGRRLPSALITTPESLTLLLTRADAQVALSTLKMVVVDEWHELIGNKRGVQLQLALARLRRWNPQLIVWGISATLGNQQHAQQVLIGDGGVTVQGKIVKQLQVDTLLPPSIERFPWAGHMGLRMLPQVVAEVDSSASCLVFTNTRAQSEIWYQALLEARPDWAGLIALHHGSLAREVRDWVERALKEGSLKAVVCTSSLDLGVDFLPVERVLQIGSPKGVARLMQRAGRSGHAPGRPSRVTLVPTHSLELVEAAAAHDAVAARMIEPRESPHQPLDVLVQHLVSMALGGGFLPDELLTEVRSAWAYRELSDEQWQWALAFVRNGGHSLTAYPDYRRAEPDEHGVWRVPDARLARRHRMGVGTIVSEATVNLKYWKKGGGGGSLGSVEEGFIARLKPGDGFLFGGRLLELVRVENMTAYVKRATGKKAAVPRWNGGRMPLSSELADAVVEKFDAAARGEFNSPEMQAIKPLLEVQQHWSGLPQRDTLLAETLKSREGWHLFLYPFAGRHVHLGLGSLLAWRLSRDRPLTFSIAVNDYGLELLSASEINWTDALNAEMFSETDLLADIMASLNAGELALRRFREIARISGLVFSGYPGAAKSNRQLQASSGLFFEVFKQYDAENMLLTQAQEEVLRQELDLQRLELTLRQINSRRLDLHTIKRATPLAFPLLVERFRESLSSEKLSDRIARMVRDLEKAAGPEHER encoded by the coding sequence ATGAGCAGACCCACCGATTTCGCTCGACGATGGTTTCTCGCCCGAGGCTGGAAGCCGTTCGCGTTTCAAAAGGACGTCTGGGCGGCGGTAAAAAAGGGTGAGTCTGGGCTCCTGCACGCCAGCACCGGTTCGGGCAAGACCTACGCCGTGTGGTTCGCCGCCCTCAATCAATTCGCCAAAGCCAATACGCTGACTGCCGACGACAAACCCCGCAAACGCAAACCACCCGCTACGCCGCTGAGTGTCATGTGGATCACGCCCATGCGCGCCCTGGCCGCCGACACCGCTCGCGCCCTTGAAGCACCGCTGGGTGAGCTGGATATTCCGTGGTCGGTGGGGTTGCGCACCGGCGACACCAGCAGCAGCGAACGCGCCCGTCAGGGGCGTCGACTGCCGTCCGCCCTGATTACCACACCTGAAAGCCTGACGCTGTTGTTGACCCGTGCCGACGCGCAGGTTGCCTTGTCGACGCTGAAGATGGTCGTGGTGGACGAATGGCACGAACTGATCGGCAACAAGCGTGGCGTACAGTTACAACTGGCGCTGGCCCGTCTGCGCCGGTGGAATCCGCAACTGATCGTGTGGGGCATTTCTGCAACACTCGGCAATCAACAGCACGCACAACAGGTGCTGATTGGCGACGGCGGCGTGACCGTGCAGGGCAAGATCGTCAAGCAGCTGCAGGTTGATACGCTCCTGCCGCCATCCATCGAACGCTTTCCGTGGGCCGGGCACATGGGCTTGCGCATGTTGCCGCAGGTCGTCGCAGAGGTGGACAGCAGCGCCAGTTGCCTAGTGTTCACCAACACGCGCGCGCAGTCGGAAATCTGGTATCAGGCGCTGCTCGAAGCGCGCCCGGACTGGGCTGGCCTGATTGCGCTGCACCATGGTTCGCTGGCCCGCGAGGTGCGCGACTGGGTTGAACGCGCGCTCAAAGAGGGATCGCTCAAGGCCGTGGTATGCACCTCCAGCCTCGACTTGGGCGTGGATTTTCTGCCGGTCGAGCGCGTGCTGCAAATTGGCTCACCCAAAGGCGTTGCACGCCTCATGCAACGCGCCGGACGTTCGGGCCATGCGCCAGGCCGTCCTTCCCGCGTCACGCTGGTGCCAACCCACAGCCTGGAACTGGTAGAAGCAGCCGCGGCGCATGATGCGGTGGCCGCGCGCATGATTGAGCCACGCGAATCACCGCACCAGCCGCTGGACGTGCTGGTCCAGCACTTGGTCAGCATGGCGCTGGGTGGTGGTTTTCTGCCCGACGAGCTGTTGACTGAAGTGCGCAGCGCCTGGGCCTACCGTGAGCTCAGCGACGAACAGTGGCAGTGGGCGCTGGCGTTTGTGCGCAACGGCGGCCACTCGCTGACCGCCTACCCCGATTACCGGCGCGCAGAGCCCGACGAACACGGCGTGTGGCGGGTACCCGACGCGCGTCTGGCCCGTCGCCACCGGATGGGCGTCGGCACCATTGTCAGCGAAGCGACCGTCAATCTGAAATACTGGAAAAAAGGCGGTGGAGGCGGCTCGCTGGGCAGCGTCGAAGAGGGCTTTATCGCCCGGCTCAAGCCCGGCGACGGCTTTCTGTTCGGTGGGCGTTTGCTGGAGCTGGTCCGGGTCGAGAACATGACCGCCTACGTGAAACGCGCGACCGGCAAGAAAGCCGCCGTGCCGCGCTGGAATGGCGGGCGGATGCCACTGTCCAGCGAGCTGGCGGACGCGGTGGTGGAAAAATTCGATGCTGCCGCCCGTGGCGAATTCAACAGCCCGGAAATGCAGGCCATCAAGCCCTTGCTGGAAGTTCAGCAACACTGGTCCGGCCTGCCGCAACGCGATACATTGCTGGCCGAAACACTCAAGTCCCGCGAGGGCTGGCATCTGTTTCTCTACCCGTTCGCCGGGCGTCATGTGCACTTGGGACTGGGTAGCCTGCTGGCTTGGCGCCTGAGCCGTGACCGGCCGCTGACGTTCTCGATTGCGGTCAACGATTATGGCCTGGAGCTGCTCAGCGCCAGCGAAATCAATTGGACCGACGCTTTGAACGCCGAAATGTTCAGCGAAACCGATCTGCTCGCCGACATCATGGCCAGCCTCAACGCAGGCGAACTGGCGCTGCGGCGCTTTCGGGAAATCGCCCGCATCTCCGGGCTGGTATTTTCCGGTTACCCCGGCGCGGCGAAGAGCAACCGCCAGCTTCAAGCATCGAGCGGACTGTTTTTCGAGGTTTTCAAACAGTACGACGCCGAGAACATGCTGTTGACCCAGGCACAGGAGGAAGTGTTGCGCCAGGAAC
- a CDS encoding ABC transporter permease: MFDALMQNLGLSAFSLKGFGPLLLEGTWMTIKLAVLSLALSILLGLIGATAKLSSSALLRVPAQIYTTLIRGIPDLVLILLIFYSLQTWLTMLTDAMEWEYIEINPFGAGVITLGFIYGAYFTETFRGAILSVPRGQIEAATAYGLKRGQRFRYVVFPQMMRYALPGIGNNWQVLLKATALVSIIGLADLVKASQDAGKSTYQLFYFLVLAALIYLLITSASNFALRWAERHYAAGTREAQR; encoded by the coding sequence ATGTTCGATGCACTCATGCAAAACCTGGGACTCTCGGCGTTCAGCCTGAAGGGCTTTGGCCCGCTGTTGCTGGAAGGCACCTGGATGACGATCAAGCTGGCGGTGCTGTCGCTCGCACTGAGCATTCTGCTCGGGCTGATCGGGGCCACGGCCAAACTGTCGAGTTCGGCGCTGCTGCGCGTACCGGCTCAAATTTATACGACGCTGATCCGCGGTATACCGGATCTGGTGTTGATTCTGCTGATCTTCTACAGCCTGCAAACCTGGCTGACCATGCTTACCGATGCCATGGAATGGGAATACATCGAGATCAACCCGTTTGGCGCAGGCGTCATTACCTTGGGCTTCATCTATGGGGCCTATTTCACCGAGACGTTCCGAGGCGCGATTCTGTCGGTGCCTCGCGGCCAGATCGAAGCGGCAACCGCCTACGGGCTGAAACGCGGCCAGCGATTTCGTTACGTGGTGTTCCCGCAAATGATGCGCTACGCCCTGCCGGGCATCGGCAACAACTGGCAAGTGCTGCTCAAAGCCACCGCGCTGGTGTCGATCATCGGTCTCGCCGATCTGGTCAAAGCCTCGCAGGACGCCGGCAAAAGCACCTATCAGCTGTTTTACTTTCTGGTGCTGGCGGCGTTGATCTACCTGCTGATTACCAGCGCCTCCAATTTCGCCCTGCGCTGGGCTGAACGGCATTACGCCGCAGGCACTCGGGAGGCGCAGCGATGA
- a CDS encoding transporter substrate-binding domain-containing protein — translation MKKAWLTLSALALCIAAGNTMAKEYKELRFGVDPSYAPFESKAADGSLVGFDIDLGNAICKELKVTCKWVESDFDGMIPGLKARKFDGVISSMTVTPAREKVIDFSNELFSGPTSLVFKKGAGFTADPASLKGKSVGYEQGTIQEAYAKAVLDKAGVTTKAYANQDQVYADLTSGRLDASIQDMLQAELGFLKSPAGADYEVSKPIDSELLPAKTAIGIAKGNKELKALLDKGIKAMHDDGTYAEIQKKHFGDLNLYSGK, via the coding sequence ATGAAAAAAGCATGGCTGACTCTTTCTGCACTGGCTCTGTGCATCGCCGCCGGCAACACCATGGCCAAGGAATACAAGGAACTGCGCTTTGGCGTTGACCCGTCTTACGCGCCTTTCGAATCCAAAGCCGCCGATGGCAGCCTGGTCGGTTTCGATATCGATCTGGGCAATGCGATCTGCAAAGAGCTGAAAGTCACCTGCAAATGGGTCGAAAGCGACTTCGACGGCATGATCCCCGGCCTCAAGGCGCGCAAGTTCGACGGCGTGATCTCGTCGATGACCGTGACCCCGGCACGCGAGAAAGTCATCGATTTCTCCAACGAACTGTTCTCTGGTCCGACCTCGCTGGTGTTCAAGAAAGGCGCAGGCTTTACCGCTGATCCGGCCAGCCTGAAAGGCAAAAGCGTGGGTTACGAGCAAGGCACCATTCAGGAAGCCTACGCCAAAGCCGTGCTGGACAAGGCAGGCGTGACCACCAAGGCCTACGCCAATCAGGATCAGGTATACGCCGACCTGACTTCCGGCCGTCTGGACGCTTCGATCCAGGACATGCTGCAAGCCGAACTGGGCTTTCTGAAGTCGCCAGCCGGGGCTGATTATGAAGTCAGCAAGCCGATCGACAGCGAGTTGCTGCCTGCCAAAACCGCGATCGGTATCGCCAAGGGCAACAAAGAGCTGAAAGCGCTTCTGGATAAAGGTATCAAGGCGATGCACGATGACGGCACCTACGCCGAGATCCAGAAAAAACACTTCGGCGACCTGAACCTGTACAGCGGCAAATAA
- a CDS encoding succinylglutamate desuccinylase/aspartoacylase family protein, protein MRHHTHDLLSPVPGTARQVHSFHYGPRDGAGKVYIQASLHADELPGMLVAWYLKQRLAELESAGRLLGEIVVVPVANPIGLEQVLMDTPLGRYELESGQNFNRRFSDLGAQVGDAVETRLTANAEQNRTLVRESLLAALNAQTATTQLESLRLTLQRLACDADMVLDLHCDFESVEHLYTTPEAWPNVEMLSRYLGAQASLLATDSGGQSFDECFTLVWWQLQQRFGERFPIPMGSFSVTLELRGQGDVNHALASRDCQAIIHYLTDAGFIDAELSPPPELLYPATPLAAVEPVATPVGGLLVFCAMPGEYVEAGQLIAEVIDPISDSVTCVHALNGGLLYARSLRRMATAGMVIAHIAGTQAYRSGYLLSP, encoded by the coding sequence ATGCGCCATCACACCCACGACTTGCTGTCCCCTGTGCCGGGCACTGCCCGACAGGTTCACAGCTTTCATTACGGGCCGCGAGACGGCGCGGGCAAGGTCTACATTCAGGCGTCGCTGCATGCCGACGAATTGCCGGGGATGCTGGTCGCCTGGTACCTGAAGCAGCGCCTCGCCGAACTGGAAAGTGCCGGTCGGCTGCTGGGCGAAATCGTCGTGGTGCCGGTGGCCAACCCGATTGGCCTGGAACAGGTGCTGATGGACACGCCGCTGGGGCGTTACGAACTGGAAAGCGGGCAGAATTTCAATCGCCGGTTCAGCGACCTCGGTGCACAGGTGGGTGATGCTGTCGAAACACGGCTGACCGCCAACGCCGAGCAAAACCGCACGCTGGTGCGTGAAAGCCTGCTGGCGGCCCTGAATGCGCAAACGGCGACCACGCAGCTGGAATCGCTGCGCCTGACCCTGCAAAGGCTGGCCTGCGATGCCGACATGGTGCTCGATCTGCACTGTGATTTCGAATCGGTCGAGCATTTATACACCACGCCTGAGGCCTGGCCGAACGTCGAGATGCTGTCGCGATACCTGGGCGCCCAAGCGAGCCTGCTGGCCACCGATTCGGGCGGCCAGTCGTTCGATGAATGCTTCACGTTGGTGTGGTGGCAACTGCAACAACGCTTTGGTGAGCGGTTTCCGATACCGATGGGCAGTTTTTCGGTGACACTGGAGCTGCGCGGCCAAGGCGATGTCAACCATGCGCTGGCCAGCCGCGACTGTCAGGCGATCATTCATTACCTGACCGATGCTGGCTTCATCGACGCTGAATTGTCGCCGCCTCCCGAATTGCTCTACCCCGCTACGCCACTGGCTGCGGTCGAGCCGGTGGCAACGCCGGTCGGCGGCCTGCTGGTGTTTTGCGCGATGCCTGGCGAATACGTCGAGGCCGGCCAACTGATTGCCGAGGTCATCGACCCGATCAGCGACAGTGTGACCTGTGTCCACGCTCTGAATGGCGGCCTGCTGTATGCGCGCTCGCTGCGTCGCATGGCGACGGCGGGCATGGTCATCGCGCATATCGCCGGCACTCAGGCCTATCGCAGCGGCTACCTACTTTCTCCTTGA